Within Cercospora beticola chromosome 6, complete sequence, the genomic segment GCTGAGCGTTTGGCGATCTGTATTCTGACAGGAATTCGAACTTGTCGTTTTGATATTCGAAGTAGCGGATATTGCCATCACCCTTGCCCGCAAGGTAGAGGATCTGTGAGCCATCATCCCAGAATGGCATGACCACACCAGAGCCAGAGTCCAGTGGCACGAAGTCACCAATGGGTGTTGTCGGGTTGCGTGTGTCCCAGAGACCCATTTGTCGCTCGCTCATCTTGGAAAAGCCTGTAGTCACAACTCTGTCGTGGTCGCCCATCCACTGCACTTTACTAATCTTGGCACCGCTGTGTCCGGGCACCTCATACGCAGGCTTCTCTTGTCTCACATCCCAGAAGCGTAGCTTCTTGTCTCTTGAAGTGGTCACCAAGGTGCTTCCGTCGGCGCTCCATGACATggaggtgaagatgtcgttgCCCTTCAAGGTGAGCTTCGACTTGCCATCTTCGAGATCCCAGATCTTGACAGTGAAGTCGCCGGAGGAGGAAGCGAGGACGTTTTCGGCGGCAGGATTGAAGAGCACGTGGCCAACCTTTCTGTGCCATTGTCAGTTCCCACGAAGATCAGCCTGCTCGGTCTCAGCATACCGCGAGTGCCCACTCAGCTTGCCGACAGGCTTTACATCCTCAGGCTCTTCGGCATCCGTGCGCAGCTGGAAGTTTTCAGGCACCTGCCACAGGAAGACCTTGCCGTCGTCCGAGGCGGATGCGATGATGTTGTCGTCAAAAGGACTCCAGTCCGTGTCCAGCACGACTGCCGTGTGTCCTCGGAACAATGGGATGGCATCCGGCAGCTTCCCTCGCTCTTCCAGGGGGATGACGGCGAAtgcgcctccaccaccagaCTCCCAGTTGACGGCGATGTACTTGGGGTTAGCCTTGATCAGGTTGCTGTCCCAGGCATTCCGCGACACGCGCAGATTGTCATAGCATTGTTCGCGCTTGACATTTTGGCCAAACACGTGCCCTGTGCATGCATGTGAGCCGCGGCGGAGGGTAGAGCGTGGCCGGATGTTGACAGCTTACGGTATTTGGAGGCACGCACGAATCTGCCACTCATGGCGCACAGCGGGCGGTGGTCGAGGAGGACCGAGGCGGGAGGTGGTTGGAGGATACGCTCAACGGTCGCGATGCAGGGCGTGGCAGTTGTGCGACAAAGGGAAGAAAGGGAGGCTCGATACAACAAAACAATAATCTGGCGCTTTCGTCTCACGATGAGCTCTagacgctgccgccgcttgcGCTGATCCTGGCTCGCGTGGCGCAGCTGTATGCCAAGCCTCTCTTCAGCCTCAACCACTCCCTTCCATGTTCTTTCTCCAGTCGTTCGTCCACCGACTTCTCCTCTCCACCGTTCCCGTTCATCATCTGGAGCAGTCAATGGCCATGCACATTCATGGCATGTTCCGGGTCAGCGTCGTCTTCACATCCGACCTACGTGGGCACTGCTGCAATCAAAGACCGCAGACTGCCAGAGCACGGAAAAACAGCAGTGTTCAGGCACAACCCGATTGAATACCCCGCACAGCCGAACACATCTGAGACGTCCCGCCTTTGTGCAGAACATGACGTCCGGCAACTGGAGGCCCAATGCAAGCAACCAGCAGCTGTTATCATGCCTGCAAATGGCACATAACGGCTGATCATACGACACTAACATGCACTACAACGCTACGAGCGCGGGGAAGACCAGCATGCTATCGTCGACTTCTCGTATTATCTGCCCATGTGCGATCAGTCCATTTATCCAGACTTTTCACTTGATCAGTATCCAATCGTGTTATGCAGGTACAAGTATGCGAAGCTTCTCCCCATCTCTTGAtcgagctctttctgctcaAGCTTTCACGCCATTTGCTTCAACATGCGCTGCTCCCGTTTGGTGCTTGGGCAACTTGGCCTGATAACGCTAGTACTCGGGCAAGGTGGTCTGGTAGTGAACCCCAAGAGCGCCGATGATAACGAAGCAGGAGCACATGCACGATCCATAACCATTGACTTGTCAGATTTGGTGAACAACAGGGCTTTCGCTGCTTCGCCTGGTGACGCAGACTTCGATGGAGTGCACAGCGGCTACCCTGCCGAATACATACCTCAGGCCAATTTCACCTATGCTGGAACGAACTACGACTTCCCACAATATCGCGAGACTGGTAACGATAATGTACTAGCGCAAGGCCAAGTCATCACTCCTCCTGCGGGCAAGTACTTCAGCATTCACATGCTTGCAGCGGCCGAAACAGCAAT encodes:
- a CDS encoding uncharacterized protein (BUSCO:EOG092627F1) — translated: MSGRFVRASKYRHVFGQNVKREQCYDNLRVSRNAWDSNLIKANPKYIAVNWESGGGGAFAVIPLEERGKLPDAIPLFRGHTAVVLDTDWSPFDDNIIASASDDGKVFLWQVPENFQLRTDAEEPEDVKPVGKLSGHSRKVGHVLFNPAAENVLASSSGDFTVKIWDLEDGKSKLTLKGNDIFTSMSWSADGSTLVTTSRDKKLRFWDVRQEKPAYEVPGHSGAKISKVQWMGDHDRVVTTGFSKMSERQMGLWDTRNPTTPIGDFVPLDSGSGVVMPFWDDGSQILYLAGKGDGNIRYFEYQNDKFEFLSEYRSPNAQRGLAFMPKRGVNTHENEITRAFKSVDDVYIEPISFVVPRRAETFQDDIYPPTVGTEPAMSSGEWFQGKSALPPKLNMEDLFDGNEPKLVAAEARPRTATTSAPAPAPAPLPKAEPAPEPKVEPTPAPAAATRELPSVNQNKQSMATMADKFADKDEEEEDVRDDSSFEEIQKPVERPSVIAARQAEATKPSATSSAPAPEPRAEPKSLATNTGEGVPAAAVKPASELRDESKTACASSAAAPSASAAAGGLRDVLNEIRTMLQVQGKQIEQLTSEVAQLKSKLGE